From the Primulina tabacum isolate GXHZ01 chromosome 15, ASM2559414v2, whole genome shotgun sequence genome, one window contains:
- the LOC142525929 gene encoding uncharacterized protein LOC142525929, whose product MAGRPPRQNRNPRNANADREERQENRQENGPPPAVNLSRADLMAIATIVATTLQGLGNPNANQPPPPPPPNGIKFHYESLRKNRCPIFRGDADPEVGQNWLKSVETQLRLLEVPEALKVEVIVPFLEDRAAKWWEAVSPAMIAAGPITWRNFRETFLKQYYLAEVRLQKLSDFENLTQTPDMSVVEYTSQFNALGSYASAIMADEVLKLHRFKRGLNSRIQ is encoded by the coding sequence atggccggcAGACCCCCAAGGCAAAACCGCAACCCGCGTAACGCTAATGCCGATCGCGAAGAGAGACAGGAGAATCGACAGGAGAATGGACCACCGCCTGCAGTTAATCTAAGCCGAGCTGATCTTATGGCCATAGCCACCATAGTGGCCACGACACTGCAAGGTTTGGGAAACCCAAATGCCAATcaaccacctccacctccaccaccgaaCGGAATCAAATTTCATTACGAGTCCCTTCGTAAGAACAGATGTCCGATATTCAGAGGGGACGCTGATCCCGAAGTTGGCCAGAATTGGCTGAAGAGTGTCGAAACTCAGTTAAGGCTTTTGGAAGTTCCAGAGGCACTCAAAGTGGAGGTGATTGTGCCTTTCCTGGAAGACAGAGCAGCTAAATGGTGGGAAGCAGTCTCGCCAGCCATGATCGCTGCTGGACCAATCACATGGCGAAACTTCCGAGAAACATTTCTGAAACAGTACTACCTGGCAGAAGTCAGATTGCAGAAGTTAAGTGACTTTGAAAATCTTACTCAAACTCCAGACATGTCAGTAGTGGAGTACACGTCTCAGTTTAATGCCCTTGGATCTTATGCTTCGGCCATCATGGCGGACGAAGTTTTGAAGCTGCACCGCTTCAAGAGAGGATTAAACAGTAGAATCCAGTAA